A genomic window from Streptomyces sp. 846.5 includes:
- a CDS encoding VWA domain-containing protein, with protein MARLAKSNLPQFAVDIFQNEYLAEGAREVNAIVTVTATGGGTSGSTNAQPVNFSDGPDAAVVIMVDCSGSMDYPSDKIRAAREATAAAIDAVRDGVAFAVVAGTHEAKEVYPGGGQLAVAHAGSREEAKQSLRRLTPSGGTAIGTWLSKAEQLFLSRRDISIRHGILLTDGRNEHENPNDLQRTLDRVQGHFTADCRGVGTDWEIAELRRISSALLGTVDIVADPSGLADDFRAMMENAMGKEVADVALRVWTPANAAVKFVKQVAPAVEDLSGRRKESGPRAGDYPTGSWGDESRDYHVCIEVPSAAVGSEMLAGRISLVVPQPDGSTEVLSQGLVKAVWTDDIAASTKISPQVAHYTGQADLANAIQEGMEAHRRGDVDSATSKLGRAVQLAHESGNEDTFRLLAKVVDVVDPKEGTVRFRKNVSEADSMTLETRSTKTVRVKKTP; from the coding sequence ATGGCCAGGCTCGCCAAGTCCAACTTGCCGCAGTTCGCCGTCGACATCTTCCAGAACGAGTACCTGGCCGAGGGCGCCCGCGAGGTGAACGCGATCGTCACGGTCACCGCGACCGGCGGTGGGACCAGCGGCAGCACCAACGCCCAGCCGGTCAACTTCTCGGACGGCCCGGACGCCGCCGTGGTGATCATGGTGGACTGCTCCGGCTCCATGGACTACCCGTCCGACAAGATCCGCGCCGCCCGCGAGGCCACCGCCGCCGCGATCGACGCGGTCAGGGACGGGGTCGCCTTCGCCGTGGTGGCCGGGACGCACGAGGCCAAGGAGGTCTACCCGGGCGGCGGGCAGCTCGCCGTGGCGCACGCCGGCAGCCGGGAGGAGGCCAAGCAGTCGCTGCGCCGGCTCACCCCCAGCGGCGGGACCGCCATCGGCACCTGGCTGAGCAAGGCCGAGCAGCTGTTCCTGTCCCGCCGGGACATATCCATCCGGCACGGCATCCTGCTCACCGACGGCCGCAACGAGCACGAGAACCCCAACGACCTGCAGCGCACCCTGGACCGGGTGCAGGGCCACTTCACCGCGGACTGCCGCGGCGTCGGCACCGACTGGGAGATCGCGGAGCTGCGCCGGATCTCCTCGGCGCTGCTCGGGACCGTCGACATCGTCGCCGACCCCTCGGGTCTCGCCGACGACTTCCGGGCCATGATGGAGAACGCCATGGGCAAGGAGGTGGCGGACGTGGCCCTGCGGGTGTGGACGCCGGCCAATGCCGCGGTGAAGTTCGTCAAGCAGGTCGCCCCGGCCGTCGAGGACCTGTCCGGACGGCGCAAGGAGTCGGGACCGCGCGCCGGGGACTACCCCACCGGCTCCTGGGGCGACGAGAGCCGGGACTACCACGTCTGCATCGAGGTCCCCTCGGCGGCCGTGGGCAGCGAGATGCTGGCCGGCCGGATCAGCCTGGTGGTGCCGCAGCCGGACGGGAGCACCGAGGTGCTGTCGCAGGGCCTGGTCAAGGCGGTCTGGACGGACGACATCGCCGCCTCCACCAAGATCAGCCCGCAGGTGGCGCACTACACCGGCCAGGCCGACCTGGCGAACGCGATCCAGGAGGGCATGGAGGCCCACCGGCGCGGGGATGTGGACAGCGCGACCTCCAAGCTCGGCCGGGCCGTCCAGCTGGCGCACGAATCGGGCAATGAGGACACCTTCCGGCTGTTGGCGAAGGTGGTGGACGTGGTGGACCCGAAGGAAGGTACCGTTCGATTCCGTAAGAATGTCAGCGAGGCCGACTCGATGACACTGGAGACCCGGTCCACCAAGACGGTCCGGGTCAAGAAGACGCCCTGA
- a CDS encoding PP2C family protein-serine/threonine phosphatase yields MSGATGDFLLAAPAQLLVSEEEPEAELDHAPTEPNPVVVIAPGSGPVCVGCGEQRIDADGYCEACGRAQPRPRDHQERALAGVTGVSDRGHRHHRNEDAFAVAATSRPGGSPAVVAVVCDGVSSATRPDEASQAAADTASEYLLESLESGADPKSAMHAAIMAAAQRVEDLASEGPLEPSRNSPACTIVGAIAADGEVTVGWVGDSRAYWFPDERAGSERLTVDDSWAARMVEAGLMEEAEAYADARAHAITGWLGADAVEVEPHTTVFAPPAAGVVLICTDGLWNYWESAADLGAVVPADARTRPLEAAQELVRFACERGGHDNITVAVLPCLPSPLSAPYTPTELSLPVMGAGEKREI; encoded by the coding sequence GTGTCAGGGGCCACGGGGGACTTCCTGCTGGCCGCGCCCGCGCAGCTGCTGGTCAGCGAGGAGGAGCCGGAGGCGGAGCTGGACCATGCGCCGACCGAGCCCAACCCCGTCGTGGTGATCGCTCCGGGCAGCGGGCCGGTGTGCGTGGGGTGCGGGGAGCAGCGGATCGACGCCGACGGGTACTGCGAGGCCTGCGGCCGCGCGCAGCCGCGTCCGAGGGACCATCAGGAGCGGGCGCTCGCCGGGGTCACCGGGGTCAGCGACCGGGGCCACCGGCACCACCGCAACGAGGACGCCTTCGCCGTCGCCGCCACCTCCCGTCCCGGCGGCTCCCCCGCCGTGGTCGCGGTGGTGTGCGACGGGGTGTCCTCGGCGACCCGTCCTGACGAGGCGTCACAGGCCGCCGCGGACACGGCGAGCGAGTACCTGCTGGAGTCGCTGGAGTCCGGCGCCGACCCCAAGTCGGCGATGCACGCCGCGATCATGGCCGCGGCGCAGCGGGTCGAGGACCTGGCGAGCGAGGGTCCGCTGGAGCCCAGCCGCAACTCCCCCGCCTGCACCATCGTCGGAGCCATCGCGGCCGACGGCGAGGTCACCGTGGGCTGGGTCGGCGACAGCCGGGCCTACTGGTTCCCGGACGAGCGGGCCGGCTCCGAACGGCTGACCGTGGACGACTCCTGGGCGGCCCGGATGGTCGAGGCGGGGCTGATGGAGGAGGCCGAGGCCTACGCCGACGCCCGCGCCCATGCGATCACCGGCTGGCTGGGGGCGGACGCCGTCGAGGTCGAGCCGCACACCACCGTCTTCGCGCCCCCCGCCGCCGGGGTGGTGCTGATCTGCACCGACGGCCTGTGGAACTACTGGGAGTCGGCTGCCGACCTGGGCGCCGTGGTCCCCGCGGACGCCAGGACCCGGCCGCTGGAGGCGGCCCAGGAACTCGTCAGGTTCGCCTGCGAGCGCGGCGGGCACGACAACATCACGGTCGCCGTGCTGCCCTGCCTCCCCTCTCCGCTGTCCGCTCCTTACACACCCACCGAGCTCTCGCTTCCTGTCATGGGCGCGGGAGAGAAGCGGGAGATCTGA
- a CDS encoding serine/threonine-protein kinase, whose translation MTSMTGTPCTRPECTGDGVIDADGYCTECGLAPAAVPARAAAAAAAAPGTPAAPVQAAGPGSPCTRPECTGDGVIDADGYCSECGLAPAPVAATAGSAGNIPQQASSRSVRSTSSTSRGSSRSLSGRSRSVRSGSTRSSVSVRSTRSSTSQSSRGALGAGLVTVPPIPRPDPRSMVQEHPEVPERKRYCSKCEAPVGRSRNGNAGRPEGFCTKCGTEYSFTPKLHAGDMVDGQYEVVGCIAHGGLGWIYLGIDRRVNDRWVVLKGLLDTGDEEALAVAIAERRYLAEVDHPNIVRIINFAEHPDLTKGTTDGYIVMEYVGGKSLKDIADGRRGPDGRRVPLPVEQAIAYALEALPALGYLHSRGLIYCDFKLDNVIQSEDQLKIIDMGAVRRQDDDGAIYGTVGYQAPEIATEGVSPASDLYTVARSLAVLTFDFQGFSTVYRDTLPGPEDVEVFDRYESFYRLLVRATDPDPDKRFSSAQEMAEQLTGVLREILALQDNRPRPALSTLFGAELRVVDTELVGPAAFDAPGRDGVGRRRGRKGGGVPVPRAPLPVQAAPGAAPAPAVGVAGAAGAAGAAGAAGAAGVNGGANGTHPATIAGPAPALPFQPGGDAAPQVLALDPRPAALALPVPRIDVADPNAGFLAALMATAPADVIAALRSAPLSSVELRLRELRALIELGDLAAVDEALNALSTDHPDDWRVVWYRGLAALVAAGTDGRPEPLAAARAAADSFDAVYDAFPGEAAPKLALAICAEVLGSQEDAAEFYRLVWTTDRAYVSAAFGLARVRLAAGDRVGAVNALESVPETSNHYVAARVAAVRARLRERSAAEPLKGDLDACSTQLTGLGLDARRREELSVEVLGKALGWVLAGRPDGPAGAGPILLLGHPAEERELRFALEQSYRVLARLAEQPEKRIEWVERANRTRPRTWV comes from the coding sequence ATGACGTCCATGACGGGCACACCGTGCACGCGGCCCGAGTGCACCGGCGACGGGGTGATCGACGCCGACGGCTACTGCACCGAATGCGGTCTGGCACCGGCCGCGGTGCCCGCGCGGGCGGCTGCTGCTGCCGCGGCGGCTCCGGGTACTCCGGCTGCTCCGGTGCAGGCGGCGGGCCCCGGCTCGCCCTGCACCCGGCCGGAGTGCACCGGCGACGGGGTGATCGACGCCGACGGCTACTGCTCCGAGTGCGGTCTGGCGCCGGCGCCGGTCGCCGCGACGGCCGGCTCGGCGGGGAACATTCCGCAGCAGGCCTCGTCCCGTTCGGTCCGTTCCACCAGCAGCACCTCGCGCGGCTCCTCGCGCTCGCTCTCCGGCCGCTCCCGGTCGGTCCGCAGCGGCTCCACCCGCTCCTCGGTGTCGGTGCGCAGCACCCGCAGCAGCACCTCGCAGTCCAGCCGGGGCGCGCTCGGCGCCGGGCTGGTGACGGTGCCGCCGATCCCCCGGCCCGACCCGCGCAGCATGGTCCAGGAGCACCCCGAGGTTCCCGAGCGCAAGCGCTACTGCAGCAAGTGCGAGGCGCCGGTGGGCCGTTCCCGCAACGGCAATGCGGGCCGCCCCGAGGGGTTCTGCACCAAGTGCGGCACCGAGTACTCGTTCACTCCCAAGCTGCACGCGGGCGACATGGTCGACGGCCAGTACGAGGTGGTCGGCTGCATCGCCCACGGCGGCCTGGGCTGGATCTACCTGGGCATCGACCGCAGGGTCAACGACCGCTGGGTGGTCCTCAAGGGCCTGCTGGACACCGGCGACGAGGAGGCCCTGGCGGTCGCCATCGCCGAGCGCCGCTACCTGGCCGAGGTCGACCACCCCAACATCGTCCGCATCATCAACTTCGCCGAGCACCCCGACCTGACCAAGGGCACCACCGACGGCTACATCGTGATGGAGTACGTCGGCGGCAAGTCGCTCAAGGACATCGCCGACGGGCGGCGCGGTCCCGACGGGCGGCGCGTCCCGCTGCCGGTCGAACAGGCCATCGCCTACGCCCTGGAGGCGCTGCCGGCGCTGGGCTACCTGCACAGCCGGGGCCTGATCTACTGCGACTTCAAGCTGGACAACGTGATCCAGTCCGAGGACCAGCTGAAGATCATCGACATGGGCGCGGTGCGCCGCCAGGACGACGACGGCGCGATCTACGGCACCGTCGGCTACCAGGCCCCCGAGATCGCCACCGAGGGCGTCTCCCCGGCCTCGGACCTCTACACCGTGGCCCGCTCGCTGGCCGTGCTGACCTTCGACTTCCAGGGCTTCTCCACCGTCTACCGGGACACCCTGCCCGGCCCCGAGGACGTCGAGGTCTTCGACCGGTACGAGTCCTTCTACCGGCTGCTGGTCCGGGCCACCGACCCGGACCCGGACAAGCGGTTCTCCTCGGCGCAGGAGATGGCGGAGCAGCTCACCGGGGTGCTGCGGGAGATCCTGGCGCTCCAGGACAACCGGCCCAGGCCCGCGCTCTCCACCCTCTTCGGCGCGGAACTGCGGGTCGTGGACACCGAGTTGGTCGGCCCTGCGGCCTTCGACGCGCCCGGACGGGACGGGGTCGGCCGACGGCGGGGACGCAAGGGGGGCGGCGTGCCGGTACCGCGCGCGCCGCTGCCGGTGCAGGCTGCGCCGGGCGCCGCGCCCGCGCCGGCCGTGGGCGTTGCGGGTGCCGCGGGTGCCGCGGGTGCCGCGGGTGCCGCGGGTGCCGCGGGTGTCAACGGCGGCGCCAACGGGACGCATCCGGCGACCATCGCGGGGCCCGCCCCCGCGCTGCCGTTCCAGCCGGGGGGCGACGCGGCGCCGCAGGTGCTGGCGCTCGACCCGCGTCCGGCCGCGCTGGCGCTGCCGGTGCCCCGGATCGACGTGGCCGACCCCAACGCGGGCTTCCTCGCCGCGCTGATGGCGACCGCGCCCGCCGACGTCATCGCGGCGCTCCGCTCAGCACCGCTGAGCTCGGTCGAGCTGCGGCTGCGGGAGCTGCGCGCGCTGATCGAGCTCGGCGATCTCGCCGCGGTGGACGAGGCGTTGAACGCGCTGTCCACCGACCACCCCGACGACTGGCGGGTGGTCTGGTACCGCGGGCTGGCCGCGCTGGTCGCCGCCGGGACGGACGGCAGGCCTGAGCCGCTGGCGGCGGCGCGAGCCGCGGCCGACTCCTTCGACGCCGTCTACGACGCGTTCCCGGGCGAGGCCGCGCCCAAGCTGGCGCTGGCCATCTGCGCGGAGGTGCTGGGCTCGCAGGAGGACGCGGCCGAGTTCTACCGACTGGTGTGGACGACCGACCGCGCCTACGTCAGTGCGGCCTTCGGGCTGGCCCGGGTGCGGCTCGCGGCCGGCGACCGAGTGGGCGCGGTGAACGCGCTGGAGTCCGTCCCGGAGACCTCCAACCACTATGTGGCGGCGCGGGTCGCGGCGGTACGGGCGAGGCTGCGCGAGCGGTCGGCGGCCGAACCGCTCAAGGGCGACCTGGACGCCTGCTCGACCCAGCTCACCGGGCTCGGCCTGGACGCACGGCGCCGCGAGGAGCTGTCCGTCGAGGTGCTGGGCAAGGCCCTGGGCTGGGTGCTGGCCGGACGTCCTGACGGACCGGCGGGTGCAGGACCGATCCTGCTGCTCGGCCATCCGGCCGAGGAGCGGGAACTGCGGTTCGCGCTGGAACAGTCGTATCGGGTACTGGCGCGTCTCGCGGAACAGCCCGAGAAGCGGATCGAGTGGGTGGAGCGGGCCAACCGCACCCGGCCCAGGACGTGGGTGTAA
- a CDS encoding glutamate ABC transporter substrate-binding protein, translating into MARRTRGAVLAAAALLLGTLALPGSSAAEPRPQTVRITAGAPALAPAAETCDTGTSLTPSTSDSGADVQRIRTRGKLIAGIDTNSDLWGFRDPATGNLQGFDIDLVHALAQSILGDANAVEFLAVPTANRISALQSGQVDVVVRTMTITCARLKQVSFSVPYFDAGQEVVAPKSSSITGLNDTVNGKRVCAATGSTGLDLLNANKHGATVVTVANQLDCLVQMQLGNVDATITDNALGAGQVAQDPTIHLVGGLLDQEVYGVAMKLGSTDLVRRVNAAMQDFLANQWASEYSKWLKPLGASPGAPTPHFAG; encoded by the coding sequence ATGGCCAGGCGCACCCGAGGGGCGGTGCTGGCGGCGGCCGCGCTGCTGCTGGGCACGCTGGCCCTGCCGGGCAGTTCGGCGGCCGAGCCGCGGCCGCAGACCGTACGGATCACCGCCGGGGCTCCGGCGCTCGCGCCGGCCGCGGAGACCTGCGACACCGGCACCAGCCTGACGCCCAGCACCAGCGACAGCGGTGCCGACGTTCAGCGGATCAGGACGCGTGGGAAGCTGATCGCCGGCATCGACACCAACAGCGACCTGTGGGGCTTCCGCGACCCGGCGACCGGGAACCTGCAGGGCTTCGACATCGACCTGGTGCACGCCCTGGCCCAGTCGATCCTGGGCGACGCCAACGCGGTGGAGTTCCTGGCCGTGCCGACCGCGAACCGGATCAGCGCGCTGCAGAGCGGCCAGGTGGACGTGGTGGTCAGGACCATGACGATCACCTGCGCCCGGTTGAAGCAGGTCTCCTTCTCGGTGCCCTACTTCGACGCCGGGCAGGAGGTCGTCGCGCCCAAGTCCTCGTCGATCACCGGTCTGAACGACACCGTCAACGGCAAGCGGGTCTGCGCGGCGACCGGGTCCACCGGTCTCGACCTGCTGAACGCCAACAAGCACGGCGCCACCGTGGTCACCGTCGCCAACCAGCTGGACTGCCTGGTGCAGATGCAGCTCGGCAATGTCGACGCGACCATCACCGACAACGCCCTGGGCGCCGGCCAGGTCGCCCAGGACCCGACCATTCATCTGGTCGGCGGCCTGCTGGACCAGGAGGTCTACGGGGTGGCCATGAAGCTGGGCTCCACTGATCTGGTGCGCAGGGTCAACGCGGCGATGCAGGACTTCCTGGCGAACCAGTGGGCCTCCGAGTACAGCAAGTGGTTGAAGCCGCTGGGGGCGTCACCGGGCGCGCCGACCCCGCACTTCGCGGGCTGA
- a CDS encoding MarR family winged helix-turn-helix transcriptional regulator produces MNDTRDGSGDGVAARAFSALLLSLSGELVAGIQAGNATRGFSDVRPAHGYAFARLAPYGATIGELADHLGFTKQAASQLVDELVRKGYVERRPHPSDARARLVVLTDRGWACTRAADEAAAETVAPWIAELGPERFHALVADLARLAPRGPIRPSW; encoded by the coding sequence ATGAACGACACCCGCGACGGCAGCGGCGACGGCGTCGCAGCACGCGCCTTCTCCGCACTGCTGCTCTCCCTCAGCGGCGAACTGGTCGCCGGTATCCAGGCCGGCAACGCGACGCGGGGCTTCAGCGACGTACGACCCGCGCACGGCTACGCCTTCGCCCGGCTCGCCCCGTACGGCGCGACCATCGGCGAACTGGCCGACCACCTCGGCTTCACCAAGCAGGCCGCCAGCCAGCTCGTCGACGAACTCGTCCGCAAGGGCTACGTGGAGCGCCGCCCCCACCCCAGCGACGCCCGCGCCCGCCTGGTCGTCCTGACCGACCGGGGCTGGGCCTGCACCAGGGCGGCCGACGAGGCGGCGGCGGAGACGGTCGCCCCGTGGATCGCGGAGCTGGGGCCGGAACGGTTCCACGCCCTGGTGGCGGACCTGGCACGGCTGGCCCCACGGGGGCCGATCCGACCCAGCTGGTAG